The Drosophila mauritiana strain mau12 chromosome 2R, ASM438214v1, whole genome shotgun sequence genome has a segment encoding these proteins:
- the LOC117138579 gene encoding uncharacterized protein LOC117138579 isoform X1 has protein sequence MTAMPVVWCTDPNSVNNKPTAFALHGIQLQGNVTKKQVHALRELVNAAAEGRLILPSDGTFTLLDTGLSIESSIVEQESNTSNSPGEPSTLAQPKNSKNTYILMPVSKADGSRQAGVVNGGLDSSVQSIAAAAAQLEFLLDPKYSSTSEASPDVEPSVELAEGGAPGEILYEFLCCAKCMNEQRTGLTCAGRRLQRYLRTCSSGSGNASGRNRDFETVNDPATWQLQLDPVSSIASKYARRQQRQRQHGTVSMGIARNRTQRHHKLPMHSVKIFHNRSTYMPATTATGALAIAGGAPACLVGGGREVSSIPMPIPSPSSNPNSKPTPANRPIVGSEAFSLLPTTARSTSLTETALAKPVATVLPLYAVVSKNRELESITKTVEVPTSAMLAVVLEEPSSHPADGRDLISFDDDQAQVCAEAGDVSHQAGSAVDLLCAPNEENTLVETPPATPAKPCIPGSNNSSRKTSFDSTSTLSSMDSGFMEMQNKLDALAAAAAATLIGESTPPLGEAAAPLGEAATSSAIGEKIDRRNYKECLTQSRNRRKSYEEFKAMFIEPAAEASKSVTVPPPVVAPADDATTASSTVIPLSSISEQENIDSRGVRGKPDCANEFAASTDEMDTGDGNSDGEKGAAAEVDLTTEKTATAKTLVSSSTTEAMRKNSDFLSQILDHQFAAKERAKAHKRRTSYEEFKRLVNEIEPLECPNTQPPVSAAVTPTTATAATSLIKRQNSRQRKSFASYFLPHRHSTKEQKTDKENCARDPMKPSQEQQLAVCGKLPLHRSNTSDNSSSYYRRNFKIYDKLVYGTIYDIIQRKNDIYQKYDKYMTYGTIYEILHRKTSQSSDPWQRKSLSSILEGGRSSGDIIYDIVQRREREKRTLGSATSATVSTINPHKYGTIYDILQGVKIDAGHAKSKPDTKPPLAKPTRFVVSQVVEPVQIPPTDQSEKSVQEQGAPKSNKPNKMRRLSNILSYSRNSGEDQQEATGKEETKPKRTQAKRRIGVTNLLLPLDSEELYTRIIAQQRGLEKEHSQDPEEKCASEEQMCTRNALTKSSSLDAISLSVAISPASSPSPPRPRRSLKQHRCLQQRQQTPLAKKHSLDNCLQIVSPATSRQPLRRWSNQTPLKCTCHPATEELPLTAIEKSRSLPAACSASGSHTCAHLSVIDQSPATTKCFGKTSLTTAKKGKSRRLSEFTRGEFLNEKSWYFRKIKRIEAEKKLLLPENEHGAFLIRDSESRHNDYSLSVRDGDTVKHYRIRQLDEGGFFIARRTTFRTLQELVEHYSKDSDGLCVNLCKPCVQIEKPVTEGLSHRTRDQWEIDRTSLKFVRKLGSGQFGDVWEGLWNNTTPVAIKTLKSGTMDPKDFLAEAQIMKKLRHTKLIQLYAVCTVEEPIYIITELMKHGSLLEYLQAIAGKGRSLKMQTLIDMAAQIAAGMAYLESQNYIHRDLAARNVLVGDGNIVKIADFGLARLIKEDEYEARVGARFPIKWTAPEAANYSKFSIKSDVWSFGILLTELVTYGRIPYPGMTNAEVLTQVEHGYRMPQPPNCEPRLYEIMLECWHKDPMRRPTFETLQWKLEDFYTSDQSDYKEAQAY, from the exons ATGACGGCCATGCCCGTGGTGTGGTGCACCGATCCCAACTCGGTGAACAACAAGCCCACAGCCTTCGCCTTGCACGGAATTCAGCTGCAAGGAAATGTGACCAAGAAACAGGTCCATGCCCTCCGGGAGCTGGTAAATGCCGCCGCTGAGGGCCGCCTCATACTCCCCTCGGACGGTACTTTTACTCTGCTGGATACTGGGCTTAGCATTGAAAGCTCGATCGTGGAGCAGGAGTCAAACACCTCTAATAGTCCTGGTGAACCCAGTACATTGGCTCAACCAAAGAATTCCAAGAACACCTATATCCTGATGCCCGTCAGCAAGGCAGATGGATCGAGGCAAGCAGGTGTAGTAAACGGAGGGCTTGACTCGTCCGTACAATCGATTGCAGCCGCCGCCGCTCAACTGGAGTTCCTGCTCGATCCCAAATACTCGTCCACCTCTGAAGCCAGCCCAGATGTTGAACCCAGTGTAGAACTGGCTGAGGGTGGGGCGCCAGGAGAGATTTTGTACGAGTTCCTGTGCTGCGCCAAGTGCATGAACGAACAGCGGACCGGACTCACTTGCGCTGGACGTCGCCTGCAGCGCTATTTAAGGACATGCAGCAGTGGAAGTGGCAACGCCAGTGGTAGAAACCGCGACTTCGAGACGGTCAACGATCCAGCTACATGGCAGCTGCAACTGGATCCTGTCAGCAGCATCGCCAGCAAGTACGCCCGCCGACAGCAGAGACAGAGGCAGCATGGCACCGTTTCCATGGGTATCGCACGTAACCGCACCCAACGCCATCACAAATTACCCATGCACAGTGTTAAAATCTTTCATAATCGCAGCACTTACATGCCAGCTACTACAGCAACAGGAGCACTAGCAATAGCTGGGGGGGCCCCAGCTTGCCTTGTGGGCGGAGGCCGAGAGGTGTCATCAATTCCGATGCCGATTCCAAGTCCGAGCTCGAATCCAAATTCCAAACCCACACCAGCGAATAGACCGATCGTCGGCAGTGAAGCGTTTAGTTTGTTACCGACAACGGCGAGATCTACATCGTTGACAGAAACAGCACTCGCGAAACCGGTAGCAACAGTTCTACCTCTCTACGCTGTTGTTAGTAAAAATCGTGAATTAGAGAGCATTACAAAGACTGTGGAGGTCCCAACCTCAGCTATGCTAGCCGTCGTGCTTGAGGAGCCGTCTTCACATCCTGCAGACGGACGCGATCTGATCAGCTTTGACGACGACCAGGCGCAGGTGTGTGCTGAGGCGGGGGATGTAAGCCACCAGGCCGGAAGTGCAGTGGATCTTCTGTGCGCCCCAAATGAAGAGAACACACTGGTGGAGACTCCGCCGGCCACTCCGGCCAAGCCCTGCATACCCGGAAGCAACAATTCAAGCCGCAAAACCAGCTTTGATTCTACCAGCACCCTCAGTTCCATGGACTCTGGTTTCATGGAGATGCAGAACAAATTGGATGCCCtggcggcagcggcagcagcaacactaATAGGCGAATCAACACCACCTTTAGGCGAAGCAGCAGCACCTTTAGGCGAAGCTGCAACATCGTCGGCGATCGGCGAGAAAATTGACCGACGGAACTACAAGGAATGTCTGACGCAGTCACGAAATCGCCGAAAATCCTACGAGGAATTCAAAGCAATGTTTATTGAACCCGCCGCGGAAGCATCCAAATCAGTTACCGTGCCACCGCCGGTGGTAGCACCAGCGGATGACGCAACAACAGCCAGCAGCACTGTGATCCCACTTTCCTCCATTTCAGAACAAGAAAATATAGACAGCCGGGGTGTAAGGGGCAAACCGGATTGCGCAAACGAGTTTGCCGCCAGCACTGATGAAATGGATACCGGCGACGGTAACAGCGATGGTGAAAAAGGCGCTGCTGCCGAAGTCGATCTGACAACAGAAAAAACCGCAACAGCAAAAACTTTAGTGAGCAGCTCCACCACAGAGGCGATGCGAAAGAATTCCGATTTTCTATCGCAGATTCTCGATCATCAATTTGCGGCCAAGGAGCGAGCCAAGGCGCACAAACGTCGCACTTCATACGAGGAATTTAAGCGACTGGTTAACGAAATTGAGCCGCTGGAATGCCCAAACACCCAGCCTCCCGTCTCGGCTGCGGTCACACCCACAACCGCAACAGCGGCAACATCGCTGATAAAACGCCAAAACTCGCGGCAGCGTAAAAGCTTTGCCAGCTACTTTTTGCCGCACCGGCATTCGACCAAAGAACAAAAGACTGACAAGGAGAACTGTGCTCGGGATCCAATGAAGCCTTCACAGGAGCAACAGCTGGCGGTCTGTGGCAAGCTTCCGCTTCACAGGAGCAACACCAGCGACAACTCTAGCTCCTACTATCGGCGCAATTTCAAGATCTACGATAAACTGGTCTACGGTACTATCTACGATATCATCCAGCGCAAAAATGACATCTACCAAAAATACGACAAATACATGACCTATGGCACCATATATGAGATTCTTCACCGCAAGACCTCGCAAAGCAGCGATCCGTGGCAACGTAAAAGCCTCAGCTCCATTCTGGAGGGAGGGCGATCCTCGGGCGACATCATCTATGACATCGTTCAGAGGCGGGAACGTGAAAAACGCACCCTCGGCTCCGCGACTTCGGCCACTGTCTCCACGATCAATCCTCACAAATATGGAACGATTTATGATATTCTGCAGGGCGTGAAAATAGATGCGGGTCATGCCAAAAGTAAACCGGATACCAAGCCACCACTGGCCAAGCCAACGCGCTTCGTGGTCAGCCAGGTGGTAGAGCCCGTCCAGATACCGCCCACGGATCAGTCGGAAAAGAGTGTCCAGGAGCAAGGAGCACCAAAATCTAACAAGCCAAACAAAATGCGCCGTCTATCTAACATCCTAAGCTATAGTCGCAACTCTGGCGAGGATCAGCAGGAAGCGACCGGTAAGGAGGAGACCAAACCAAAACGCACTCAGGCCAAGCGACGGATCGGAGTCACCAACCTGTTGTTGCCCCTGGACTCTGAGGAGCTCTACACACGCATTATAGCCCAGCAGCGGGGGCTTGAGAAGGAGCACAGTCAGGACCCAGAAGAGAAGTGCGCCAGCGAGGAGCAGATGTGCACTCGCAACGCGTTGACCAAGTCCAGCTCACTAGACGCCATCTCACTTTCGGTGGCCATTTCGCCCGCGTCGTCGCCATCCCCTCCGCGTCCGCGCCGTAGCCTTAAGCAACACCGCTGCCTCCAGCAACGCCAGCAAACGCCACTTGCCAAAAAGCACTCTCTGGACAACTGCCTTCAAATAGTGTCGCCGGCGACTAGCCGGCAGCCACTGCGTCGCTGGTCTAACCAGACTCCTCTGAAGTGCACCTGCCACCCCGCAACCGAGGAACTTCCGCTGACCGCCATAGAGAAGTCCCGCTCGCTCCCCGCCGCCTGCTCCGCCTCCGGCTCTCATACGTGTGCGCACTTAAGTGTAATCGATCAAAGCCCAGCTACAACAAAGTGCTTCGGAAAAACATCATTGACGACGGCCAAGAAAGGCAAATCGCGTCGTCTATCAGAATTTACGCGCGgtgaatttttaaatgaaaaatc CTGGTACTTCCGCAAAATCAAACGCATTGAGGCTGAGAAAAAACTTCTACTGCCAGAGAACGAGCACGGTGCATTTTTAATTCGAGATTCCGAAAGCCGTCACAACGACTACTCGCTATCAG TGCGCGATGGCGATACGGTTAAGCATTATCGCATCAGACAATTGGACGAAGGCGGCTTCTTCATCGCCAGGCGCACGACATTCAG AACCCTTCAGGAGCTGGTGGAGCACTATTCGAAGGACTCGGATGGCCTGTGCGTCAACCTCTGCAAGCCGTGTGTCCAG ATCGAGAAGCCTGTAACTGAGGGACTTTCGCACCGCACTCGCGATCAGTGGGAGATCGACAGAACATCTTTGAAATTCGTGCGCAAACTGGGCTCCGGACAGTTTGGCGATGTCTGGGAGGGACTGTGGAACAACACAACACCTGTGGCCATTAAAACTCTGAAATCTG GCACAATGGACCCCAAGGATTTCTTAGCGGAAGCCCAGATCATGAAGAAACTGCGCCACACCAAGCTTATACAGTTGTACGCTGTCTGCACTGTTGAGGAGCCCATCTATATTATCACAGAGTTAATGAAGCACGGTTCACTGTTGGAATACCTCCAAG CCATTGCAGGCAAGGGTCGTAGCCTCAAAATGCAAACTCTGATTGATATGGCAGCGCAAATAGCTGCTGGCATGGCTTACTTGGAGTCCCAGAATTATATTCACAGGGATCTAGCGGCGCGCAATGTACTGGTAGGCGATGGAAACATCGTCAAAATCGCCGACTTTGGTTTGGCTAG GCTCATCAAGGAGGACGAATACGAGGCCCGGGTAGGTGCCAGATTTCCCATAAAATGGACCGCTCCAGAGGCTGCTAACTACAGCAAATTCTCAATCAAATCGGATGTTTGGAGCTTTGGCATTCTACTCACAGAACTGGTCACCTACGGACGCATACCATATCCAG GCATGACCAACGCCGAGGTGCTAACGCAAGTGGAGCACGGCTATCGAATGCCGCAACCTCCCAACTGCGAGCCACGCCTGTATGAGATTATGCTGGAATGTTGGCACAAGGACCCAATGCGCAGACCCACGTTTGAGACGCTACAATGGAAACTGGAAGACTTCTATACATCTGATCAGAGCGACTACAAAGAGGCGCAGGCCTACTGA